The nucleotide sequence AAAATTTGTTcccttttttatgtttttcattaaaTTGCAATTTCATCAGTTTGAGACTCTCTTTAAAATGAGCTTATCAAAAAACTCATTTTCAATTAATCACTTTTGAATCAGACATCTAGTTGATCTCATTCCAGGTTTTGGAGATATTTGATTAGTACAGTGGGAGCTCATATGGTCTTTATAAGTAACGAAGCATGCATGGGGAAATAAAAAGTTGTAATACAATACAATATCATTCACCCATATTGTAAACACGTAAATTAATAATCCTATTTGATGGTGTGACTGTCACACTACAAAATTTCTCAAGCAGTCGAGGGCCAATTTGGTTATGCAGATTAAACTGTATGATTATTGGGCTTTGGACACTGGGTAACTGATTCGAAGTGGGCTGGCTTTACATGACACCTCCGGGGATTCGGACTGGCACAAACAATAGTTTGTTAATAAGGTAAATGTTTTTCTCGGACTCAGTATGGTTCACTGTGATTAGAGAATAATGTAATTCCAATTTGTATTAGTAAGGTACATTGTTAAACAATAAACATTTTAGTTCCTAATGCAAATTGGAAAATCGTATCGCTGCACACTAAGTATACTGACGACTAAGCGTCAACTAACTCTTTGTCTAGTGACACTTCTCTTCGTAATAAAAATATTCTTAATTCGAGTTAACTCTAGATTGTATATGCACAATGCATGGAGAAGGAGCCACGTCCAAGTTCCAACAAAGAAAGTAGCAGTTAGTGTGGCCCCTTACTTATTCAACCCTTGTATATGTGGTGTGTATTTACTCCCACAAATATCCATCATCACTACACAAGAAAAAAGCAACAAGATAAAAACCCAGAAGAGTCTGGAATTCAGTTTCCAACTCTCGCTGGAAAATTGGAAATGGAATTAGGTGCCATTAATCTGTCGTCCCCTTTGTCTCCATCAGCCCTCAGAATTCAGGTAAAATAACCTCATTATTTTACACTCCCGCTTCTGCTTGTTTCTTATCTGCTAATGTTTCTATGAATTGCATGACTAGAAAAGTAGACATTGTGGTGTTTTTGTATAGAGTTCAAATTTTTCATAGCCAATCAAACCAGCTAATTTGGGAGGtggtttttaaagttttgtgtaatttcattGCCATGTCTGCTTACCAAGATTCTGATAGGCAAAAGGTTTAATCTTTTCCCCGGATGAATTAATAGGCAAAGGCTTAATCTTTTCCCCAgatgaattttattttgtagtaagTAAAcgagtacaacaacaacaacaacaacaaagccttttcccactaagtggggtcggctatatgaatcctagaacgccattgcgctcggttttgtgtcatgtcctccgttagatccaagtactctaagtcttttcttagagtctcttccaaagttttcctaggtcttcctctaccccttcggccctgaacctctgtccagtaatgacatcttcgaaccggagcgtcagtaggccttctttgcacatgtccaaatcaccggaaccgattttctctcatatttccttcaatttcggctactcctactttacctcggatatcctcattcccaatcttatcctttctcgtgtgcccacacatcccacgaagcatcctcatctccgccacacccattttttgtacgtgttgatgcttcaccgcccaacattctgtgccatacaacatcgctggccttattgccgtcctataaaattttcccttgagcttcagtgacctatgacggtcacacaacacgccggatgcactcttacacttcatccatccagcttgtattctatggttgagatctccatctaattctccgttctcttgcacgatagatcttaggtagcgaaaacggtcgctttttgtgatcttcgctagattgctccggtcattagtatggataagtatataaatggatagagataggaaagcgaacacaagatgtacgtggttcacccagattggctacgtccacggaatagaggagttctcattaattgtgaagggtttacacaagtacataggttcaagctctcctttagtgagtacaagtgaatgatttagtacaaatgacattaggaaatattgtgggagaatgatctcgtaatcacgaaacttctaagtatcggagtgtggtatcgtcttgacgtgccttatctgtctcataggtatatggggcatcttctctggaagtactcttcctccatccaggggtggtatctttaaatggtggagatgcacaaggtaatgtatcaatttcacttgaagcttacttgtagtttcaggcttggtcaagcgcgatacaaaccatgtagtaggagtcccccaagtcgccgagctaagggatctgctgaaagaggtgacagacaaggtaagcaatcatagctccggctgattgttcacagtctccctatcttgcaggcaacatgaaggataaagagaagaaaatgagaagagatgatatgggatacttttgcttttgaagaagtaactttccacaggcttattcttgaactgagctggagggttttctggtttcctccagagtataaggccgactgaagaatttgagggtcaaaacaagtccatcaaatctagagtacgttcgaccctgctgatatgggatacttttgctttgacagagtaatggatgtatcggcacgtgtgctgttacgcttgtctccacatgcttccttgtatccttctcccttgccctatctgttcctcaggcagatgcggtatcttccctggaagcataagatgttgaagatgagtactcgagagcaatgtcaggtaagtaatcaggtaaggggttccaggcagtcagttcctggctggaagcttgattccaagtactgactgattgctctctttctccttgtcttgcaggtaagaacaaggtcaaagtaaaagacagggaaaaagcatgatatgggatactcttgcttttaaccctgatgatatgagatattcttgctctagtatagcttgtttgcagaggtattatcggggggaaagaaagctgaatatttcgaaaggcttcgttaggagtgccctctcagatatgaggaagggttgagcatttttgcaggtctgcctgtccgttggggatggaggtcgacatatataggagtctccttaacaacaagtagtaatgttattcctttaccctacttggtcatagcacggtagtgggagctgtcagcttcacatgttttaacgctgtcagagcactttgaaaaagtggtttgtggtatctggaaagctgatgttgcgtgtgaagattacagacagctttatccaaggagatccggctcttgaagttgggaaagtgttgcctcttcggttttcgaacaagcaatcctatcgaggatctgactctcgagattcggagaacgatgcctcttcgatttttgagaaagcaatcatgctgggggtctggctctcgagattcggagagcggtgtctcttcgatttttgagaaagtaatcatgttgggagtctggctctcgagattcggaggacggtgcctcttcgattttggagaaagcaatcttgttaggagtgttttctcgaatgtgagtaaaggttggacatgtttgctagtctaccttgccacgaagcacagaggttgacacacaaggactttccaattatccagcaatggtactgttcctttaccctcttcgatttttgagaaagtagtcatgttgggagtctggctctcgagattcggaggacggtgcctcttcgattttggagcaagcaatcttgttgggagtgttttctcgaatgtgattaaaggttgggcatgtttgctagtctaccttgccacgaagcacagaggttgacacacagggactttccaattatccagcagtggtactgttcctttacccttgtgggtaataatatggtagctagaccttcaaaatttatgtgtctaaactttgttagtgttgtttctttgctattcttttacccttcttggtcagagcgatgtagtgggagctgcaagcttcacgtgttcaactttggcagagaactttggcaaagttatctgtggtacccatgagctactgttgcgtgtgggaagtgggtgattgaacagtaagactcatgtgctttctacttcaccagaagtcttcgaccgaatgcccataatttccgcaaagctgagtgtgcgtgtgacaggtgctgacaaggctggaaaagtaggtgcctcttcgatttctgagatcggcccttgtggtctctgagcagcccagcttttgagaaagcaagcgcctcttcgatttctgagatcggccttcgtggtctttgcgcagcccagcttttgagaaagcaaacgcctcttcgatttctgagatcgaccctcgtggtatctgagcagccttgcttttgagaaagcaaacgcctcttcgatttctgagcaggcgcctcttcgatttctgaagctccgtcgagtgcagatttttataggggctagcattaagttccaaagcacacttgaatctccaccagtagaagctccattcttgcacttctaagatcttgatttgtctgacctcttctctcttcaacacctttgaaaatgtctggcccctccgaccgtcgttttgacttgaaccttgttgaagaggcagccccgccttctcctgacaacatatggcgtccatccttcgtctcccctactggtcctcttaccgttggggattccgtgatgaagaatgatatgaccgctgcggtggtggccaggaaccttctcactcccaaagataacagactactttccaaacggtctgatgagttagctgttaaggattctctggctctcagtgttcagtgtgcaggttctgtgtctaatatggcccaacgcctatttgctcgaacccgccaagttgaatcattggcggctgaagtgatgagtctcaaacaggagattagagggctcaagcatgagaataaacagttgcaccggctcgcacatgactatgctacaaacatgaagaggaagcttgaccagatgaaggaatctgatggtcaggttttacttgatcatcagagatttgtgggtttattccaaaggcatttattgccttcgtcttctggggctgtaccgcgtaatgaagctccaaatgatcaacctctgatgcctcctccttctagggttctgtccagtactgaggctccgaatgatccccctccggtgccttctctttctggggctctaccgactgctgagacttctcctaagcaacctttgtgaaggctccctcttgtttgtttgttttgacttatgtatatgtacatatttgtagcttatcggggatatcaataaataagctttccttcatttcaacgtattgtgttaaatacaccaaagccttcttcgctaagttctttgaattttcttttgttgaagctttgtgagtggagcatgtaggttgaggtagtgttcccttaatttcctgagtggggaaaacttctcgattggagacttggaaaatccaagtcactgagtgggatcggctatatgaatcttagaacgccattgtgctcggtcctgtgtcatgtccttcgttagatccaagtactctaagtcttttcttagagtctcttccaaagttttcctaggtcttcctctaccccttcggccctgaacctctgtcccatagtcgcatcttttgaaaaaaaaatataaggacATCTGCATAAATAGAAGAAgttacaaacttttaataaaaaatataactgGGAGGACACTAAACAGACAATAAACTGCGGTTATTGCTTATTGTTTCCTTAGTGTCTTCCCaggtttaatttttatttaaaagtctGTAAGTGATCGGTGATCCCCGAAATTATAGTTTGTTTTCTCTTGATTATTGAACACTTGGTACTTGGTTCAGAGTGTTCAACTAATTCCAGTGAGCAATTAGAACAATTTTACTGTTATTTTACCTGCATTTCTACGTGAAGTAATGGGGATTGTCTTTTGATCAATTCGACGTTCAACTTCATTTCAGCTCAGCCGAGCTTGAATTGTACCGATTATCATGTATAAACTGCAGGAAAATAGCTAGTGAATCTTAATTGCCAGGACTTAATTACTTGATGGCTTGATATTGCAGGATTTTTCATCACCTGTTGGTAGGAATCATTTTAAAAAATCTTTACATCCTCAGTTGCTGTGCTCTCCACTTCCTAAACCCTTTCTTCAACTTAATGACAGACCACACAGTTTTCTCTACCAACAAAACACTGATAATCTCTCTACGAGAACGTATAGAAGATACATATCAGCAGAAGCTGGAAAGCAAAGTTGGGACTTGACTAGATTCTTGAAAACAATATATTTCTTCAATGAACCGCCCTCTCCTGCTAAGGTTGCACACTGCTAAAGTTTTTGACATTTCTAAAACAGAAAAGTGATCTTGTTTCATCTAACTAGAATTTGTTATTTGTGAAGTTTATTGAGGCTTTAATTCAAAAACTATCCGGCCCATCACCTAGTAAACCAGAAAGGAAAATGGAAACTTCTGGCATTGTCCTAGTGGCTGGAGCAACCGGTGGTGTAGGTCGAAGGGCAGTCAACATCTTAAGGAAGAAAGGATTTTCAGTTCGAGTATTGGTATTCTGCTCTTGCCTTATTGTTGCATACTTGTTtcatactgtttttttttaattttcaaatcacCTGTACTGCTTAAACTTTCCTtcctcaattttttgtttttcatataaACTCTCTCAGGTTAgaaatgaagaaaaagctcGGCAGATGTTAGGCCCAGATATCGACTTGGTGAGCTCGCAACCTTGTATATTAAATTTCCTTGTTGGAATTAGTTATGAGATTCCTACCTTTAGTGGTGATACTTTATGGTGAAGAATCAGACTCATTTGTACAAGACTTATTCAATGGTTGTGGTGTCTTGATGCATGCTACAAGTATATTGTACAAATTGTGGTTGtggtttcatttttttatcttttacatTGTCAACGGCAACCCTCTTTTATTTCCCGGAAAATGTCAGGTTGTTGGAGACATTACTAAGGAGAGTACGCTAGTTCCTGAGTACTTCAAAGGTGTGAGGAGAGTGATTAATGCGGTTTCTGTCATTGTTGGTCCAAAGGAAGGTGACACTCCTGATAGGCAAAAGTATAGTCAGGTATGTTCTAAAGGCCTTATCTTTGATGCCTTCAAAGTTCATTTATCTTTCTTAAGCAAGCACTTAACaagaaaaatttgttttgaacAGGGAATCAAGTTCTTTGAACCAGAGGTGACGAACTGATTGCCTACATTTTGTATTTGGAGCCAGAAATTTCTTGAATATAAAGTTTAATTTGGACACGAATAATTATTTTACTTATGTTATGTGTGTTAATACAATTATATAAACATGTTCTTCTTTGTAACGCATTGGTTGATTGATGGAAGCAGATAAAGGGGGATTCACCAGAAAAGGTGGAGTACATTGGGATGAAAAATTTGATCAATGCTGTAAAAGGAAGTGTCGGACTTCAAAATGGGAAAATACTTTTTGGATTCGAAGGTATACTCTTCTGAACGGTGAAAACGCTGATTACAATCCTCGCGGCTGTCTTATACTAGGTCCAGTTACTTTAGTTGGAAATATAGAAAGCTCTTTCGGAAAAGGGAAAAAACAGGGGGAGAATTTAGGTTTATATGAAATATAGCAGGGGAAGCAAATGGTGAAAAACTTTTATTATACTTGTTAAAAATGCAAGGGAAGATGCTCGAATTTTCTAGATATGGAAGTTAACTGAAATCATCAATGCTTGTAGGTGCTCATATATGTAAATGTTCTAAGGTACCAAATGAGATCCCTTCTTTTGTTTGTAATTTGCAGGTAATAGTTTTAAGGAAATGGCTTGGGGTGCTTTAGATGATGTTGTGATGGGTGGAGTGAGTGAAAGTACATTTCAGATTGACCGAAACGGTGGTGAAAATGGTGGACCAACTGGACTTTTTAAAGGTCTGCTCTATCCAAACTTTAGAACTTTTGTCTGTGTGTTGCCTTTCTAGTGGTGATTCAAGCAGATcgacaatgtttgatttttttctttatttatatttggatgaatttagttAACGTTTATTTATTTGGTATGTCTCCTTCAGGGGTTGTTTCCACTGCAAACAATGGTGGTTTTTCTAGTATCAGAACAAAGGTAAATAGCAATGTTTTCTTCTGACTTGTACCTAAATTCTGCACCAAGATTGTTACCGCCCTTTGAAGTTCGTAAGTTGCTTATTATCTAGTGATGAATATGCTTGTTTTTAGAATCTACCAACAGCTGAGGATCTCTCTGGATATGATGGCTTGGAGCTACGCCTTAAAGGTGATGGTCGACGCTATAAGCTAATTGTTCGCACAAGCAGTGATTGGGATACTGTTGGTTACACAGCAGGTTTTGACACTGTTGGAAACCAGTGGCAGACAGTAAGTAACACACTACCCTTTGATTAAcataaacaatgtgattaatttCTAAAACTCCATTAAAAATCTTTCAAATTCCTTCCAGGTACGCGTACCATTTTCTTCTTTGAAACCAATATTTCGAGCACGAACTGTATCAGATGCACCACCGTTTGACCCGAGCAACGTTGTGTCGTTGCAGGTACAATTTCTGCAGCCATAACGTTCACGTTATTTTAGTCtgttatttcatttttcttgcGTCTATGTTTACCGATGATATTCAAAATTATGGCAGCTCATGTTTAGCAAGTTTGAATACGATGGGAAACTAAATCCTACTTTCGTGGAAGGCCCATTTCAGCTCCCATTATCAAGCATACGGGCATATCTAAAAGAACCTATAACTCCCAGGTTTCacgttcttttcttcttcttttttcgaACTATTTTTCAAGGACAGAACATAATTGATCTGCTAGGTGCACTTTCTGGTTTAGTATTTAACTGATCTCCTTGCTTTGAGTCCAATGTAGGTTTGTACATGTAGGTTCTGCAGGAGTCACCCGACCTGAGAGGCCTGGACTTGACCTAAGTAAACAACCTCCCGCTGTTCGCTTGAACAAGGAATTGGATTTTATCCTTACATACAAGTTGAAGGTTTCCTCCTAATCCAGTGCAATCTGTTTGATAATTTGACTTATGTTGGGCTTCAACATTTTATTGCATCTTAGTGTTATGCTGCTATTTACATGTAGCAAGTAGAGTTTTACGATTTAGCTCTTACAATTTTCTGACATTTGAAAGTTTTGGAACAGGGGGAGGATTTAATACGGGAAAGTGGAATACCATACACAATTGTGAGGCCTTGTGCATTAACCGAGGAGCCTGCCGGAGCAGATCTCATTTTTGATCAAGGAGACaatataacggtatagttaaaGGGAAGATCAgtattcccttttgtttgtgaTGTATTTAAGTctctttgctttgcttttgcacGTCAAGTTCGTCAACTATCTGATGGGAATAGTATTCCAAAGAATACTGCCGGCATTGGGTTCTTGGACAGCAGATAATCGTAGATGGCATCTTCCCCTTCTGAATGTGACGATTTACATTATGTATACAGGGTAAGATTTCAAGAGAGGAGGTTGCTCAAATTTGCGTTGCTGCTTTAGAAAGCCCGTATGCAACTGGCAAGACATTTGAGGTCACACCCTTAATACAGTGCTGTTTCTACATTGTGTTATACCATTCATCAACTTTTGCAGATTATGACATACTTATAACTCCTTTGCAGGTTAAGAGTGTCATACCATTTAGCCAGCCATT is from Malus sylvestris chromosome 5, drMalSylv7.2, whole genome shotgun sequence and encodes:
- the LOC126621771 gene encoding protein HIGH CHLOROPHYLL FLUORESCENCE PHENOTYPE 173, chloroplastic, translated to MELGAINLSSPLSPSALRIQDFSSPVGRNHFKKSLHPQLLCSPLPKPFLQLNDRPHSFLYQQNTDNLSTRTYRRYISAEAGKQSWDLTRFLKTIYFFNEPPSPAKFIEALIQKLSGPSPSKPERKMETSGIVLVAGATGGVGRRAVNILRKKGFSVRVLVRNEEKARQMLGPDIDLVVGDITKESTLVPEYFKGVRRVINAVSVIVGPKEGDTPDRQKYSQGIKFFEPEIKGDSPEKVEYIGMKNLINAVKGSVGLQNGKILFGFEGNSFKEMAWGALDDVVMGGVSESTFQIDRNGGENGGPTGLFKGVVSTANNGGFSSIRTKNLPTAEDLSGYDGLELRLKGDGRRYKLIVRTSSDWDTVGYTAGFDTVGNQWQTVRVPFSSLKPIFRARTVSDAPPFDPSNVVSLQLMFSKFEYDGKLNPTFVEGPFQLPLSSIRAYLKEPITPRFVHVGSAGVTRPERPGLDLSKQPPAVRLNKELDFILTYKLKGEDLIRESGIPYTIVRPCALTEEPAGADLIFDQGDNITGKISREEVAQICVAALESPYATGKTFEVKSVIPFSQPFTVDPENPPPEKDYDVYFKTLKDGITGKEILEQDPVPV